One Mesorhizobium loti genomic window carries:
- a CDS encoding inner-membrane translocator, translating to MSLLDQPTSSSLSGGGMTRRQAWGLVGLLAAAVIAWLVFAVWPDWLNAILISKKAFVSAILNGITLAGLYFLVASGFTLIFGLMRNVNLAHGSLYLLGAYIGYEVTNRTGYWLLGVAAGFAVLAIVGVVMQVFVFRRLEGDDLRQTLVSIGISIVAADLMLAVWAGGTYQITTPEWLDGALTLPIITAVRSNGASVFLTYPLYRVVVLAAAIVIGVGLWLMLHKTRVGMMIRAGVDDRAMLQASGVNVHAVFAIVFAVGAGLAGFAGVVGGSALSVAPGEDVRYLLASLVVVIVGGMGSITGAAIGALLIGLAEQIGLVYFPTYGIVLTFVIMVATLAIRPQGIMGKAR from the coding sequence ATGAGCCTGCTCGACCAGCCAACTTCGTCGTCGCTCTCGGGTGGCGGCATGACACGCCGGCAGGCCTGGGGCCTCGTCGGCCTGCTTGCCGCCGCCGTCATCGCCTGGCTGGTCTTTGCAGTCTGGCCGGATTGGCTGAATGCGATCCTGATTTCGAAGAAGGCCTTCGTCAGCGCTATCCTCAACGGCATCACGCTGGCCGGCCTCTATTTCCTCGTCGCCAGCGGCTTCACGCTGATCTTCGGCCTGATGCGCAACGTCAATCTGGCGCATGGCTCGCTCTATCTGCTCGGCGCCTATATCGGCTACGAGGTCACCAACCGCACCGGCTACTGGCTGCTCGGCGTCGCCGCCGGTTTTGCCGTGCTCGCCATCGTCGGCGTCGTCATGCAGGTCTTCGTCTTCCGGCGTCTCGAAGGCGACGATCTGCGCCAGACCCTGGTCTCGATCGGCATCTCGATCGTCGCCGCCGATTTGATGCTGGCGGTGTGGGCCGGCGGCACCTACCAGATCACCACGCCGGAATGGCTCGACGGCGCCTTGACCTTGCCAATCATCACCGCGGTGCGCTCCAACGGCGCCTCGGTCTTCCTCACCTATCCGCTCTACCGCGTCGTCGTGCTGGCGGCGGCGATCGTCATCGGCGTCGGCCTCTGGCTGATGCTGCACAAGACCCGTGTCGGCATGATGATCCGCGCCGGCGTCGACGACCGCGCCATGCTGCAGGCCTCCGGTGTCAATGTGCATGCGGTTTTTGCCATCGTCTTCGCGGTCGGCGCCGGCCTTGCCGGCTTTGCCGGTGTCGTTGGCGGCTCGGCGCTGTCGGTCGCGCCGGGCGAGGATGTCCGCTATCTCCTGGCCTCGCTGGTCGTGGTCATCGTCGGCGGCATGGGCTCGATCACGGGTGCTGCGATCGGCGCGCTGCTGATCGGCCTCGCCGAGCAGATCGGCCTCGTCTACTTCCCGACCTACGGCATCGTGCTGACCTTCGTCATCATGGTGGCGACGCTGGCGATCCGGCCGCAAGGCATTATGGGGAAGGCAAGATGA
- a CDS encoding inner-membrane translocator yields MSLAVASTSATQQTWLEKLGAGHTILGTALVLYPLVASDFFLTQIGGYSLIFGMLGLSLMLLAGYGGMVSLAQITVAGIAAYAIAILGNNNSNILGFGWPWWLAVPFAVAAAALASALIGWISVRTEGIYTIMITLAIATATYYFAQQNYAIFNGHSGYAGIRAPVFWGVNWRDPRPFYYLCLGLAALSYAAVLYGSRSTFGMTLQAIRDNPRRMRALGYHVTAHKVFAWLLAGVIAGLAGVLLVWFNGRVSPGTIGVDAAIDVLIIAVIGGLRHPIGPFLGAVVVILMQTFAIDIVGAERFNTLIGMVFLVIVFVSPDGILGLWGRIKPHLAQESLRPGP; encoded by the coding sequence ATGAGTCTCGCCGTCGCCTCCACCAGTGCAACTCAGCAGACCTGGCTGGAAAAGCTCGGCGCCGGCCACACTATCCTTGGCACCGCACTCGTGCTCTACCCCCTGGTGGCATCCGATTTCTTCCTGACCCAGATCGGCGGCTATTCGCTGATCTTCGGCATGCTCGGCCTGTCGCTGATGCTGCTCGCCGGCTATGGCGGCATGGTCAGCCTGGCGCAGATCACCGTCGCCGGCATCGCTGCCTATGCCATCGCCATCCTCGGCAACAACAATTCCAACATTCTCGGCTTCGGCTGGCCGTGGTGGCTCGCGGTGCCGTTCGCCGTTGCAGCGGCCGCTTTGGCCTCGGCGCTGATCGGCTGGATCTCGGTGCGCACCGAAGGCATCTACACCATCATGATCACGCTGGCGATCGCCACCGCGACCTATTATTTCGCGCAGCAGAACTACGCCATCTTCAACGGCCATTCCGGCTATGCCGGCATCCGCGCGCCGGTCTTCTGGGGCGTCAACTGGCGCGACCCCAGGCCGTTCTACTATCTCTGCCTTGGCCTGGCGGCGTTGTCCTACGCCGCCGTGCTCTACGGCTCGCGCTCGACCTTCGGCATGACCTTGCAGGCGATCCGCGACAATCCGCGCCGCATGCGTGCGCTGGGCTACCACGTCACCGCGCACAAGGTCTTTGCCTGGCTGCTGGCTGGTGTGATCGCCGGGCTGGCGGGCGTGCTGCTGGTCTGGTTCAACGGCCGCGTTTCGCCCGGCACCATCGGCGTCGATGCCGCGATCGATGTGCTGATCATCGCCGTCATCGGCGGTTTGCGCCATCCGATCGGGCCGTTCCTCGGCGCGGTCGTCGTTATCCTGATGCAGACCTTCGCCATCGACATCGTCGGCGCCGAGCGCTTCAACACGCTGATCGGCATGGTGTTCCTGGTGATCGTCTTCGTCTCACCGGACGGAATTCTTGGGTTGTGGGGGAGGATCAAGCCACATCTTGCCCAGGAGTCCTTGCGTCCCGGCCCCTAG
- a CDS encoding Extracellular ligand-binding receptor, protein MHRRTVLALAMFTGLTAPSMALAADDTIKIGLLATFEGPFTVLGEDGERGAMTAVAEMNGTVGGKKIEIVKGSSDASPDSAVRAARKLVEQDGVKVLVGPLSGDEGLAVKDYAKTQPNVTFINGTSAAQDTTLRNPAENFFRFSTDGAQWMAGLGTYAFKDKGYKKVATVAEDYSFPYTQVFGFMAEFCKAGGHVPSKSWVPIGNKDFSSVIAAIPEGVDAIYVALGGADAVNFLTQYQQSGGTAPLIGGSITVDQTVLTSKGKLKDVLKGTPSAGPTADTNDAPAWKAFVEAYKKQPGAFPSPSLFAHGYYVDMKATLLGLDQVGGDVSDGGKKLREALSKLSFDTPTGKVSLDKNRNAIADIFLTEVTEGADGNLLNKLVKVVPQVNQTLGIPEDEFMKLGAVNRDNPSCP, encoded by the coding sequence ATGCATAGACGTACAGTGCTCGCGCTCGCCATGTTCACCGGGCTGACCGCGCCTTCTATGGCGCTGGCGGCCGACGACACCATCAAGATCGGCCTGCTCGCCACGTTCGAGGGGCCGTTCACAGTGCTCGGCGAAGACGGCGAGCGCGGCGCCATGACCGCGGTTGCCGAGATGAACGGCACCGTCGGCGGCAAGAAGATCGAGATCGTCAAGGGTTCGTCCGACGCCTCGCCCGACAGTGCGGTGCGCGCGGCGCGCAAGCTGGTCGAGCAGGACGGCGTCAAGGTGCTGGTCGGCCCGCTTTCGGGCGACGAGGGGCTGGCGGTCAAGGACTACGCCAAGACCCAGCCGAATGTGACCTTCATCAACGGCACTTCGGCCGCGCAGGACACCACGCTGCGCAATCCGGCGGAGAATTTCTTCCGCTTCTCGACCGACGGCGCGCAGTGGATGGCCGGCCTCGGCACCTATGCCTTCAAGGACAAGGGCTACAAGAAGGTCGCCACTGTCGCCGAGGATTATTCCTTCCCCTACACGCAGGTGTTCGGCTTCATGGCCGAGTTCTGCAAGGCGGGCGGCCACGTGCCGTCGAAATCCTGGGTGCCGATCGGCAACAAGGACTTTTCCTCGGTCATCGCCGCCATTCCTGAAGGTGTCGATGCGATCTATGTCGCGCTCGGCGGCGCCGATGCCGTCAACTTCCTGACCCAGTACCAGCAAAGCGGCGGCACCGCGCCGCTGATCGGCGGCTCGATCACCGTCGACCAGACCGTGCTGACCTCGAAAGGCAAGCTGAAGGATGTGCTGAAGGGAACGCCCTCGGCCGGCCCGACCGCAGACACCAATGACGCGCCGGCCTGGAAGGCCTTCGTCGAGGCCTACAAGAAGCAGCCGGGTGCCTTCCCGTCACCCTCGCTCTTCGCCCATGGCTACTATGTCGACATGAAGGCGACGCTGCTCGGCCTCGACCAGGTCGGCGGCGATGTCTCGGACGGCGGCAAGAAGCTGCGCGAGGCGCTGTCGAAACTGTCCTTCGATACGCCGACCGGCAAGGTGTCGCTCGACAAGAACCGCAACGCCATCGCCGACATCTTCCTGACCGAGGTCACCGAGGGCGCCGACGGCAATCTCCTGAACAAGCTGGTCAAGGTCGTGCCGCAGGTCAACCAGACGCTCGGCATTCCCGAAGACGAGTTCATGAAGCTCGGCGCGGTCAACCGCGACAATCCGAGCTGCCCGTAA
- a CDS encoding ABC transporter, with translation MTESFAANRLQSTGAYALELDGVARHFGALVALSGINMRIAAGERRAVLGSNGAGKTTLFNAVTGDFMPTAGRIRFFGEDITDLPPHERIRRGLRRTYQISQLFKGLSVLDSIFLACRGVSRRRFSLLRPAVSDVNMVQAESILNAVHLEAYRDTLVATLSHGQQRQLEIALALAGAPRFILFDEPAAGLSPTERRDLVAILNALPKHIGYIIIEHDLDVALRVSEYVSMMHNGRLFKEGTPQEIEADPEVQEIYLGGKHG, from the coding sequence GTGACCGAAAGCTTCGCAGCAAACCGTCTCCAGAGCACCGGCGCCTATGCGCTGGAGCTCGATGGCGTGGCGCGGCATTTCGGGGCGCTGGTGGCGCTCTCGGGCATCAATATGAGGATCGCGGCCGGCGAACGGCGTGCGGTCCTCGGCTCCAACGGCGCCGGCAAGACGACCCTGTTCAACGCCGTCACCGGCGATTTCATGCCGACGGCGGGGCGCATCCGCTTCTTCGGCGAGGACATCACCGACCTGCCGCCGCATGAGCGCATCCGGCGCGGCCTGCGCCGCACCTATCAGATATCGCAACTGTTCAAGGGCCTGTCGGTCCTCGATTCCATCTTTCTCGCCTGCCGTGGCGTCTCGCGCCGGCGGTTCTCGCTGCTGCGCCCGGCTGTGTCGGACGTCAACATGGTGCAGGCGGAATCGATCCTCAACGCCGTGCATCTGGAAGCCTATCGCGACACGCTGGTGGCGACGCTGAGTCATGGCCAGCAGCGCCAGCTGGAGATCGCGCTGGCACTGGCCGGCGCGCCGCGCTTCATCCTGTTCGATGAGCCGGCGGCAGGTCTTTCACCGACCGAACGCCGCGACCTCGTCGCCATTCTCAACGCGCTGCCGAAGCATATCGGCTACATCATCATCGAGCATGATCTCGATGTCGCGCTGCGCGTCTCGGAATATGTCTCGATGATGCACAATGGCCGCCTGTTCAAGGAAGGCACGCCGCAGGAGATCGAAGCCGATCCCGAGGTTCAGGAAATCTATCTCGGGGGCAAGCATGGCTGA
- a CDS encoding Band 7 protein, with protein MDAQTFGAFLLWLIIAAVVVVIAVYILRWLYRRSTKETAFVRTGFLGEKVVVNGGAFVIPVLHEITPVNMNVLRIEVRREDGLALITRNRMRVDLIAEFFVRVGASRELVAAAAQTLGRRTLQPDSLRELLEGKFAGALRTVAAQMTLEEMHELRGDYAAKVRRLAEESLAANGLELESVAIVDLDQTSLEYFDPSNAFDAEGLTQLTESIETRRRMRNEIEQRTLVDIRNQNLDTQRKVLEIDRDTEYARLEQEREVEIRRAAQRSELAIERALRDQESEQAQLSSREAVEKSRLNQERNITEERIKSEEDTQRREIARRRSLDETEMKMREMTEREQIALELSLEKARIEREGAQSKLEIERKKLLEVAELERQIALAEKALEVTRAEAEKRRAEIVENQATETARIAQERVVDEVRIERERHLEALQIAKRQAFEEAEISASEEVERARITTERGIEEARLIKDRDIRQMGVERDQKIEIAEIQKAIDIAKKTQERSSAIAASEAVRAKAVQAEEQAFTAREREIAERRKLTDLIGAQREAEREALRITSAADAEMKAAKSLAEAQKIAAVASAESEKIHALAAAQRYEVDAAGHRQLNEAENILSEGARAGRLRGKLLDHMEGIIRESVKPMEKIDGIKILHVDGLNGGTGGNRNVTDEVIDSALRYRVQAPMIDNLMKEIGIEGGSLGRMTDVLRDAKDISSLTRDKKGKGKAAKDDDDDRDH; from the coding sequence ATGGACGCGCAGACCTTTGGCGCTTTCCTGTTGTGGCTGATCATTGCCGCGGTCGTCGTGGTGATCGCCGTCTACATTTTGCGCTGGCTTTATCGCCGCTCGACCAAGGAGACGGCGTTCGTGCGCACCGGCTTCCTGGGCGAGAAGGTGGTGGTCAATGGCGGTGCCTTCGTCATCCCGGTGCTGCACGAGATCACTCCGGTCAACATGAACGTGCTGCGCATCGAGGTGCGGCGCGAGGACGGGCTGGCGCTGATCACCCGCAACCGCATGCGCGTCGATCTGATCGCGGAATTCTTCGTGCGCGTCGGCGCCAGCCGCGAGCTGGTGGCGGCAGCCGCGCAGACGCTCGGCCGCCGCACGCTGCAGCCGGACAGTCTGCGCGAATTGCTGGAAGGCAAGTTCGCCGGCGCGCTGCGCACCGTGGCCGCCCAGATGACGCTGGAAGAAATGCACGAGCTGCGCGGCGACTATGCCGCGAAGGTGCGCAGGCTGGCCGAGGAGTCGCTTGCCGCCAACGGCCTGGAGCTTGAAAGCGTCGCCATCGTCGATCTCGACCAGACCAGCCTCGAATATTTCGACCCGTCCAACGCCTTCGACGCTGAAGGCCTGACGCAGCTGACGGAATCGATCGAGACCCGCCGCCGGATGCGCAACGAGATCGAGCAGCGTACGCTGGTCGACATCCGCAACCAGAATCTCGACACCCAGCGCAAGGTGCTGGAGATCGACCGCGACACCGAATATGCCCGCCTCGAACAGGAGCGCGAGGTCGAGATCCGCCGCGCCGCGCAGCGTTCTGAGCTGGCCATTGAGCGAGCATTGCGTGATCAGGAATCCGAGCAGGCACAGCTTTCGTCGCGCGAAGCTGTCGAAAAATCGCGCCTCAACCAGGAGCGCAACATCACCGAAGAGCGCATCAAGAGCGAGGAAGACACGCAGCGCCGCGAGATCGCGCGCCGCCGTTCGCTCGACGAGACCGAGATGAAGATGCGCGAAATGACCGAGCGCGAGCAGATCGCGCTCGAACTGTCGTTGGAAAAGGCCCGCATCGAGCGTGAGGGCGCGCAAAGCAAGCTGGAGATAGAACGCAAGAAGCTGCTCGAGGTCGCCGAGTTGGAACGCCAGATCGCGCTCGCCGAAAAGGCACTGGAAGTGACCAGGGCCGAGGCAGAAAAGCGTCGCGCCGAGATCGTCGAGAACCAGGCGACCGAGACGGCGCGCATCGCGCAGGAGCGGGTCGTCGACGAGGTTCGCATTGAACGCGAGCGCCATCTCGAAGCGCTGCAGATCGCCAAGCGCCAGGCTTTCGAGGAGGCCGAGATTTCGGCCAGCGAGGAGGTCGAGCGCGCCCGCATCACCACCGAGCGCGGCATCGAGGAAGCGCGGCTGATCAAGGATCGCGACATCAGGCAGATGGGCGTGGAGCGCGACCAGAAGATCGAGATCGCTGAGATCCAGAAGGCGATCGACATCGCCAAGAAGACGCAGGAGCGTTCCTCGGCGATCGCGGCTTCCGAGGCGGTACGCGCCAAGGCCGTCCAGGCCGAGGAACAGGCTTTCACCGCCCGCGAACGCGAGATCGCCGAGCGCCGCAAGCTGACCGACCTGATAGGCGCACAGCGCGAGGCCGAGCGCGAGGCGCTGCGCATCACATCCGCAGCGGACGCCGAGATGAAGGCGGCGAAGAGCCTGGCGGAAGCGCAGAAGATCGCCGCGGTCGCGTCGGCCGAGTCGGAGAAGATCCACGCCCTTGCCGCCGCGCAGCGCTACGAGGTCGACGCCGCCGGCCACCGCCAGCTCAACGAGGCCGAGAACATCCTTTCCGAAGGCGCGCGGGCCGGTCGCCTGCGCGGCAAATTGCTCGACCACATGGAAGGCATCATCCGCGAGAGCGTCAAGCCGATGGAGAAGATCGACGGCATCAAGATCCTGCATGTCGATGGCCTCAACGGTGGCACCGGCGGCAACCGCAACGTCACCGACGAGGTGATCGACTCCGCGCTGCGCTACCGGGTGCAGGCGCCGATGATCGACAATCTGATGAAGGAGATCGGCATCGAGGGCGGCTCGCTCGGCCGCATGACCGACGTGCTGCGCGACGCCAAGGACATTTCCAGCCTGACCCGCGACAAGAAGGGCAAGGGCAAGGCTGCCAAGGACGACGATGACGACCGCGATCACTGA
- a CDS encoding polyketide cyclase/dehydrase, with protein sequence MTKVYVSSVIPAPAAEVWKLVRNFNALPSWAPFVADSRIEQNAQPDQIGCIRSFTLRDGGRIRERLLALSDYDLSCSYAILESPMAVENYVATLSLTPITDGNLTLAEWQAEFDCAPDREAALMHQIGNGVFQTALTALKHRFGR encoded by the coding sequence ATGACCAAGGTCTATGTCTCCTCGGTCATTCCTGCGCCGGCGGCGGAAGTGTGGAAGCTCGTGCGCAACTTCAATGCATTGCCGAGCTGGGCGCCGTTCGTCGCCGACAGCCGCATTGAGCAGAATGCGCAACCCGACCAGATCGGCTGTATCCGGAGTTTCACGCTCAGGGATGGCGGCCGCATCCGCGAAAGGCTGCTGGCGTTGTCGGACTACGACCTGTCCTGCAGCTACGCCATCCTCGAAAGCCCGATGGCGGTGGAGAACTATGTCGCCACCCTCTCGCTGACGCCGATCACCGACGGCAATCTGACGCTCGCCGAATGGCAAGCGGAGTTCGACTGCGCACCGGACCGCGAGGCCGCCCTGATGCACCAGATCGGCAATGGCGTGTTCCAGACCGCCTTGACCGCGCTGAAACACCGGTTCGGGCGCTGA
- a CDS encoding alcohol dehydrogenase zinc-binding domain-containing protein produces MVKVCQSTIIEAPVDEVWAILRDFNGHDRWHPAIAFSEIEGGEPVDAVGSVRHFRLNDGGELREQLLALSDKDRRLSYCLLEAPLPLMGYVASLRLKPVTDGDATFWEWRSEFQPPAHRRDELVRLVTEDIYQAGFAAVRNLLRRRSTGSPVETRSPRVVVEPTPSVKVRHSASMVAAGQAATTRAIVVERYGGPEELQFKEIGLPPPTPNEVRIRHTVIGVNFIDVYCRTGFFDLLKPPGVPGMEAAGVIEAVGPAVSGFSVGDRIAYACPPVGAYSERRNMAPDLLVHLSDDIADEIAAASLLKGVSASFLLHDVHAVKPGDIVLIHAAAGGIGQLLVQWARHLGATVIATVSSDDKARIVERLGAHHVIVYTRENFADAVMRLTAGRGADVAYDAVGNDTFAGSLAALAVRGHLVSFGQASGPIGNWDIGRFASKSLTVSRPNYAHYTDTPEKLAPHVARFFQALRQGVVRVEAPTRYTLANAADAHRDLEARRTTGTLILLP; encoded by the coding sequence ATGGTCAAGGTTTGCCAGAGCACGATCATCGAGGCGCCGGTCGACGAGGTCTGGGCGATCCTGCGCGATTTCAACGGCCATGACCGCTGGCATCCGGCGATCGCTTTCAGCGAGATCGAGGGCGGCGAGCCGGTCGATGCGGTAGGCTCCGTGCGCCATTTCCGGCTGAACGACGGCGGGGAGTTGCGCGAGCAATTGCTGGCGCTGTCCGACAAGGACCGGCGGTTGAGCTATTGCCTGCTCGAAGCGCCGCTGCCGCTGATGGGCTATGTCGCCTCGCTGCGGCTGAAGCCGGTGACCGATGGCGATGCTACTTTCTGGGAGTGGCGCTCCGAGTTCCAGCCGCCGGCGCATCGCCGCGACGAACTGGTCAGGCTGGTGACCGAAGACATCTATCAGGCCGGCTTCGCGGCGGTGCGCAATCTGCTGCGGCGCCGGAGCACGGGCTCACCGGTCGAGACGAGATCGCCTCGAGTGGTTGTCGAGCCGACTCCATCGGTGAAAGTACGGCATTCCGCGTCAATGGTCGCGGCAGGCCAGGCCGCAACGACCCGTGCGATCGTCGTCGAGCGCTATGGCGGGCCGGAGGAGTTGCAGTTCAAAGAGATCGGACTGCCGCCGCCCACGCCGAACGAGGTGCGGATCCGCCATACGGTGATCGGCGTCAATTTCATCGACGTCTATTGCCGCACCGGGTTTTTCGACCTCCTGAAGCCGCCCGGCGTGCCGGGCATGGAAGCGGCCGGCGTCATCGAGGCGGTTGGGCCGGCGGTGTCGGGCTTCTCGGTCGGCGACCGCATCGCCTATGCCTGCCCGCCGGTCGGCGCTTACAGTGAGCGGCGCAACATGGCGCCCGACCTGCTGGTTCATCTCTCGGACGACATTGCCGATGAGATCGCCGCCGCCTCGCTGCTCAAGGGCGTCAGCGCCAGTTTCCTGCTGCATGATGTCCACGCGGTGAAGCCAGGCGATATCGTGCTCATCCATGCGGCGGCCGGCGGCATCGGCCAATTGCTGGTGCAATGGGCTCGTCATCTCGGCGCAACGGTGATCGCGACGGTGTCGAGCGACGACAAGGCGCGCATCGTCGAGCGTCTCGGCGCGCACCATGTCATCGTCTACACCCGCGAGAACTTCGCAGACGCCGTCATGCGGCTGACAGCGGGCAGGGGTGCCGATGTCGCCTATGACGCGGTCGGCAACGACACATTCGCCGGCTCGCTCGCGGCTTTGGCCGTGCGCGGCCATCTCGTCAGCTTTGGCCAGGCTTCCGGACCGATCGGCAATTGGGATATCGGCCGCTTCGCGTCGAAGTCGCTGACCGTCTCGCGGCCCAACTATGCCCATTACACCGACACGCCGGAAAAGCTTGCGCCGCACGTCGCCAGGTTCTTCCAGGCACTTCGCCAGGGCGTGGTCCGCGTAGAGGCGCCGACGCGTTACACCCTCGCCAACGCCGCCGATGCGCACCGCGATCTGGAAGCCCGACGCACCACGGGAACCCTGATCCTGCTGCCGTAG
- a CDS encoding transcriptional regulator — MAEKTHRTMDDFARASGVSRPTLSKYFDDPASVKPATRARIEAALRSSDYQPNVFARNLNRKRTRNVGIVVPALTDPFYAEMVSRIELRCRDEGFWPIVISSHGSPKLEAESVKTLLSLKVAGAIIAPLGSVSEPGVFERMSEDIPIVYFDTYIEGDTPFVGNDNHQSTSTIVDYLCRSGEPPVYVDIPHVNHNSGERLQSYIETMRAAGLEPVVLEAAGGYNWDFERIGHEWMERTLEKGGLPARTLLCANDRLAFGVMAAAFSRGLKIGRRADCDFRVAAHDDHPLSRYTCPALTTMAQDFAAMAGRSVEMLLALLDEADPPGQGLARNVKLGATLVMRQSA, encoded by the coding sequence ATGGCGGAGAAGACCCACCGCACGATGGATGATTTCGCCAGGGCGTCCGGCGTGTCGCGGCCGACCCTGTCGAAATATTTCGACGATCCGGCGAGCGTGAAGCCGGCGACGCGGGCGCGCATCGAGGCGGCACTTCGATCCTCGGACTATCAGCCCAACGTTTTCGCGCGCAATCTCAACCGCAAACGCACCCGCAATGTCGGCATCGTCGTGCCGGCGCTCACCGATCCGTTCTATGCCGAGATGGTCAGCCGCATTGAACTGCGCTGCCGCGACGAAGGTTTCTGGCCGATCGTCATCTCCTCGCACGGTTCGCCGAAACTGGAGGCGGAATCAGTCAAGACGCTGTTGTCGCTGAAGGTCGCCGGCGCCATCATCGCTCCGCTGGGATCAGTCTCCGAACCGGGCGTCTTCGAGCGAATGAGCGAGGACATTCCAATCGTCTATTTCGACACCTATATCGAGGGCGATACGCCTTTCGTCGGCAACGACAACCACCAGAGCACCTCGACCATCGTCGACTACCTGTGCCGGTCCGGCGAACCGCCGGTCTATGTCGACATTCCGCACGTCAACCACAATTCGGGCGAGCGCCTGCAGAGCTATATCGAGACGATGCGGGCCGCCGGCCTTGAACCGGTCGTGCTCGAGGCGGCGGGCGGCTACAACTGGGATTTCGAGCGCATCGGCCATGAATGGATGGAGCGCACGCTCGAGAAAGGCGGACTGCCGGCGCGCACGCTGCTGTGCGCCAATGACCGTCTCGCCTTCGGCGTCATGGCGGCCGCCTTTTCGCGCGGGCTGAAGATCGGCCGCCGGGCCGATTGCGACTTCCGCGTCGCCGCCCATGACGACCATCCGCTGAGCCGCTACACCTGTCCGGCGCTGACCACCATGGCGCAGGATTTCGCCGCCATGGCCGGCCGCAGCGTCGAGATGCTGCTGGCCTTGCTGGACGAGGCCGACCCGCCCGGCCAGGGCCTGGCGCGCAACGTCAAGCTCGGCGCGACGCTGGTGATGCGTCAGTCGGCCTGA
- a CDS encoding alpha/beta hydrolase fold-3 domain-containing protein — translation MTLDPDALHVLEIGRAAGGEPFENGSVAAARAAYNASFPTQQGEHEPVAATTQQEIDGLNGPVAIRIHRGIGAPRTGARAVLYLHGGGWVVGNLSSHDEICRWLANLGNAVVVCPDYRLAPEHKFPAGLEDCAAALRFMAENAGELGIDPAAISVAGDSAGGNLAAVLALLARDGLAPPLAAQILIYPNTDARQTADSYRRFGDGFGLTAATMAWFRDHYVRTPDDISDWRISPLLASSLAGAAPAFVAIAGHDILADEGAAYAERLRAEGAPLVLREWPGQIHGFVSMGRHILAARQAVSEAAAWLKLQTPAQAD, via the coding sequence ATGACACTCGATCCTGATGCTTTGCATGTCCTCGAAATCGGCCGTGCGGCCGGTGGCGAGCCGTTCGAGAACGGCAGTGTTGCGGCGGCGCGGGCCGCCTATAACGCTTCCTTCCCAACACAGCAGGGCGAGCACGAGCCGGTGGCGGCGACCACACAGCAAGAGATCGACGGGCTGAACGGCCCAGTCGCGATCCGCATCCATCGCGGCATCGGCGCGCCGCGGACCGGGGCGCGCGCCGTGCTCTATCTGCATGGCGGCGGCTGGGTCGTGGGCAATCTCTCCTCGCATGACGAGATCTGCCGATGGCTCGCCAATCTGGGCAACGCCGTCGTGGTCTGCCCCGATTACCGGCTGGCGCCGGAGCACAAATTTCCCGCCGGGCTCGAGGATTGCGCGGCGGCGCTCCGCTTCATGGCGGAGAATGCCGGCGAACTGGGCATCGACCCAGCCGCCATCAGCGTCGCAGGCGACAGCGCCGGCGGCAACCTCGCCGCCGTTCTGGCGTTGCTTGCCCGCGACGGACTGGCGCCGCCGCTTGCCGCGCAGATCCTGATCTATCCCAACACCGATGCCCGCCAGACCGCGGACAGCTACCGGCGTTTCGGCGACGGCTTCGGGCTGACCGCCGCCACCATGGCCTGGTTTCGCGACCATTATGTGCGAACGCCGGACGACATCTCGGACTGGCGCATCTCGCCGCTGCTGGCCTCAAGCCTTGCCGGCGCCGCACCCGCATTTGTCGCGATCGCCGGACACGACATCCTTGCCGACGAAGGCGCGGCCTATGCCGAACGCCTGCGCGCCGAAGGCGCGCCGCTGGTCCTGCGGGAATGGCCGGGCCAGATCCACGGCTTCGTCTCGATGGGCCGCCACATTCTAGCCGCGCGACAAGCGGTGAGCGAAGCGGCGGCCTGGCTCAAACTACAGACGCCCGCTCAGGCCGACTGA